In one window of Pseudoalteromonas espejiana DSM 9414 DNA:
- a CDS encoding sensor histidine kinase: MKIRPSLRIYFFASMVVLSSAMAIGFSFLSVNYFIDGLDKGLNGVMLNLSQTIDVKAGEHKEVVGFNVASRWEDMPSIIKQRFSKPTEIGLLHKRKDQSSIFTLPENLFFVVYYPNPEGEPRYVSRIMLEKDRPTVIANIEPEQRMFWIAVTGFAAIVLFAFFLFMVMKKIAKPVESLRGWAKSLNQTNLQQTPPDFTYNELNVLATLIRSSLLSAHESVEREQRFLSYASHELRTPISVIRSNVELLNRLSERAPLSDKQQLTLQRIERAGLTMSDLTDTLLWLSRNEEQQSSPEPVNLADKITTLSTELNYLLIAKHVNVALSTQQERLITTDATACHIVLTNLIRNAYQHTQAGQVHISQQGSKVTIVNCSAKDDAPVANTSTAKHASIGYGLGLQLSEKIIKRHGWVYEVNDMPGRYEVVVDFS; encoded by the coding sequence ATGAAAATAAGGCCAAGCCTCAGAATTTACTTTTTTGCCAGTATGGTGGTACTTAGCTCTGCTATGGCCATTGGCTTTTCATTTTTAAGTGTTAATTACTTTATAGATGGCCTAGATAAAGGCTTAAACGGGGTAATGCTAAACCTTTCGCAAACTATTGATGTAAAAGCAGGAGAGCACAAAGAGGTTGTTGGTTTTAATGTAGCGAGCCGCTGGGAAGATATGCCAAGCATTATTAAACAGCGTTTTTCAAAACCAACAGAAATAGGCTTACTGCATAAAAGAAAAGATCAGTCTTCGATATTTACATTGCCCGAAAACCTCTTTTTTGTAGTGTATTACCCAAACCCAGAGGGTGAGCCGCGCTATGTGTCGCGTATTATGCTCGAAAAAGACCGCCCCACTGTAATTGCCAACATAGAACCTGAGCAACGCATGTTTTGGATTGCCGTAACCGGCTTTGCTGCCATTGTGTTATTTGCGTTTTTTTTGTTTATGGTCATGAAAAAAATAGCCAAACCTGTGGAGTCTTTACGAGGGTGGGCTAAATCGTTAAACCAAACTAATTTACAGCAAACACCGCCTGATTTTACTTACAACGAGCTTAATGTTTTAGCAACCTTGATACGCAGTAGCTTGCTTTCGGCGCACGAAAGCGTAGAGCGCGAGCAACGCTTTTTAAGTTATGCAAGCCACGAGCTGCGTACACCAATATCGGTTATTCGCAGCAATGTAGAACTACTCAACCGCTTAAGCGAAAGAGCGCCACTAAGTGATAAGCAACAGCTTACATTACAACGCATAGAACGCGCCGGTTTAACCATGAGCGACCTAACCGATACGCTATTATGGCTAAGCCGAAACGAAGAGCAGCAAAGTAGCCCAGAGCCTGTAAACCTAGCCGATAAAATAACAACCCTAAGCACCGAGCTTAATTATTTACTTATCGCAAAGCACGTTAATGTGGCTTTAAGCACACAGCAAGAGCGCTTAATTACAACCGATGCCACAGCTTGTCATATTGTACTTACTAACTTAATTCGTAATGCTTATCAGCATACACAAGCGGGGCAAGTGCACATTTCGCAGCAAGGCAGTAAAGTCACAATTGTCAATTGCAGCGCAAAAGATGATGCCCCCGTCGCTAATACATCCACAGCAAAACACGCCAGTATAGGTTACGGACTAGGCCTGCAATTAAGCGAAAAAATAATCAAACGCCACGGCTGGGTGTACGAAGTAAACGACATGCCAGGGCGCTATGAAGTAGTGGTCGATTTTAGTTAG
- a CDS encoding response regulator transcription factor, translating to MINVLLVEDDIDLATTIVDYLDIEDIECDHASNGVMGLNLIQNNQYQMIILDVNMPKMDGLTMCKTLREQGKDTPVLMLTARDSLDNKLEGFAAGSDDYLVKPFAMKELVARVQVLAKRKSGEAKRLTLANLKLDLAQRCASVEEQTLKLSPIAFKLLETLVREAPQPVTRSAIMQAVWGEEQPDSNSLKVHIYHLRKQLEAATEQVKLETIPSVGFAIKPTQEQP from the coding sequence ATGATAAACGTACTACTGGTTGAAGACGACATAGACCTTGCAACAACAATTGTAGATTACCTCGATATAGAAGACATTGAGTGTGACCATGCAAGTAATGGGGTTATGGGTTTAAATTTAATTCAAAATAATCAGTACCAAATGATTATTTTGGATGTAAATATGCCCAAAATGGATGGCTTAACAATGTGTAAAACATTGCGCGAACAAGGTAAAGATACGCCGGTATTAATGCTGACTGCTCGCGATAGCCTCGACAACAAACTAGAAGGCTTTGCCGCCGGTAGCGACGATTATTTAGTTAAACCTTTTGCCATGAAAGAGCTAGTAGCACGTGTACAAGTACTTGCAAAGCGTAAAAGCGGTGAGGCTAAACGCCTCACCTTAGCTAATTTAAAGTTAGATTTAGCTCAGCGCTGTGCAAGTGTTGAAGAGCAAACATTAAAGCTCTCTCCCATTGCTTTTAAACTGCTTGAAACCTTAGTACGCGAAGCACCGCAACCTGTTACACGCAGCGCTATTATGCAAGCCGTTTGGGGCGAAGAGCAGCCCGACAGTAATAGCTTAAAAGTGCATATTTACCACTTGCGTAAGCAGTTAGAGGCAGCTACTGAACAAGTGAAACTTGAAACCATTCCAAGTGTTGGCTTTGCAATAAAACCAACCCAAGAGCAACCGTAA
- a CDS encoding TolC family protein has protein sequence MVYFKKRSTVLLLALSCTLAACSSQPSYTGNSTEQSLKQHANWQYTQEDATEVSYITDLVNIAGLDSLIEQAVANNPSFNQVHVALKLAYAQRDVTAASQWFSVDAGFDAQRNETSGTQYSSSVGVSWEADVWQKIADNVAAQDMTIASNQATYQGAKDTLVASVIRTYLNIILQQDLLNIEQQRLTVLENNEQSIVERYQYGLGDLEALDTARTDTLSTRATIADYQEQIAQAKRALVLLVGVDKLENLPTTSVLPEVVEPLSALPEQDLARRPDLQSAYYNIQSKRYLVDVAYKDLLPSITLSASLSDLATTPSQALLTSPVWNLLGSLSAPLFQGGALRAQVDIAKLNAEQAFWEYQDTLLSAVNEVENALGQEQSLTQQQLQISKALASAKRSFSNYQSKYQQGLVDILDLLTVQQQVYDLQAQLSQINYTLLTNRIDLGLALGLGVSS, from the coding sequence ATGGTTTATTTTAAAAAGCGCTCAACAGTTTTATTGCTTGCACTTAGCTGTACGCTTGCTGCGTGTAGTAGCCAGCCAAGCTATACAGGTAATAGCACCGAGCAATCGCTAAAGCAGCATGCAAATTGGCAATACACACAAGAAGATGCAACCGAGGTTAGTTATATCACTGATTTAGTGAATATAGCGGGGCTTGATTCGCTTATTGAGCAGGCTGTTGCAAATAACCCTTCGTTTAACCAAGTGCATGTGGCGCTAAAACTTGCTTATGCACAGCGCGATGTTACCGCAGCAAGCCAGTGGTTTAGCGTAGATGCAGGCTTTGACGCGCAGCGCAACGAAACGAGTGGCACGCAGTACAGCTCATCGGTAGGTGTAAGCTGGGAAGCCGACGTATGGCAAAAAATTGCTGATAACGTTGCCGCGCAAGACATGACTATTGCTAGTAATCAAGCCACTTACCAAGGCGCTAAAGACACCTTAGTAGCAAGCGTTATACGCACGTATTTAAACATTATTTTGCAGCAAGATTTATTAAATATAGAGCAGCAGCGTTTAACGGTTTTAGAAAATAACGAACAAAGTATTGTTGAGCGTTACCAATACGGCTTAGGCGATTTAGAAGCCCTTGATACCGCCCGCACCGATACGTTATCGACCCGTGCCACTATTGCCGATTACCAAGAGCAAATAGCGCAAGCTAAACGTGCTTTAGTATTATTAGTGGGCGTTGATAAGCTTGAAAACTTACCTACTACTTCTGTTTTACCTGAGGTTGTTGAGCCACTAAGCGCGTTACCAGAGCAAGATTTAGCGCGTCGCCCCGACCTACAAAGTGCCTATTACAACATTCAATCTAAACGTTATTTAGTTGATGTAGCTTACAAAGATTTACTGCCAAGCATTACGCTTTCGGCATCGCTTAGCGATTTAGCAACTACACCAAGCCAAGCGTTATTAACCAGCCCAGTTTGGAACTTATTAGGAAGCTTAAGTGCGCCATTGTTTCAAGGTGGAGCATTGCGTGCACAAGTTGATATTGCAAAGTTAAATGCCGAACAAGCGTTTTGGGAATATCAAGACACCTTATTAAGCGCCGTAAACGAAGTAGAAAATGCGCTAGGCCAAGAGCAATCATTAACGCAGCAGCAGCTACAAATTAGCAAAGCGCTTGCCAGTGCTAAGCGCAGTTTTAGCAACTACCAAAGCAAATACCAGCAGGGGTTGGTTGATATTTTAGACCTACTAACCGTGCAGCAACAGGTATACGACCTACAAGCTCAGCTTAGCCAAATAAATTACACCCTTTTAACTAACCGTATAGATTTAGGCCTTGCCTTGGGCCTTGGAGTATCGTCATGA
- a CDS encoding efflux RND transporter periplasmic adaptor subunit — protein sequence MKISPAPVVVTLVAIVCIGLAITYNGQKMAAQANGPKPEPTESIAPNVTVINAVPSTYQAYVSGHGEAKAHWALTLKAQVKGEITTMSEQFATGNLVKKDQVLAQIDNTEYLQAVASAKATLADAKLALQEEQDLGGQAKREWQRSGVTEAPSSPLVFRTLQLEAAQATADNAQYALQTAQRDEKNTRLSAPFDAVILSRDIDLGTYVSIGDTLATLNSTDKVEISVPLSLSQWQNLASDKSGEVILSDVTTQNQWQGYIARFEQHLDDSSRQRSVVVALDKPFEQATPLLPGTFLAVQIAGKSLDNVIKLPASAVSQDGLIWYVNEQNSLVSIKANKVFERDEYVYISPIEGQSNLRVVARPLVSYLNEMLVNPVVEEMP from the coding sequence ATGAAAATTTCGCCAGCACCTGTTGTTGTAACCCTAGTTGCCATTGTTTGCATAGGGCTTGCTATTACATATAACGGCCAAAAAATGGCAGCACAAGCGAACGGGCCAAAGCCTGAGCCAACTGAATCTATAGCGCCAAATGTAACGGTAATTAATGCTGTGCCAAGTACGTATCAAGCGTATGTTAGCGGCCACGGTGAAGCCAAAGCACATTGGGCACTTACCTTAAAAGCGCAAGTTAAGGGCGAAATAACGACTATGAGTGAGCAATTTGCCACAGGTAATTTAGTTAAAAAAGACCAAGTACTTGCACAAATAGATAACACCGAATACCTACAAGCCGTCGCAAGTGCTAAAGCCACCCTTGCCGATGCCAAGCTTGCACTACAAGAAGAGCAAGACTTAGGAGGCCAAGCAAAACGTGAATGGCAGCGCTCGGGCGTTACCGAAGCTCCCAGCTCACCATTAGTATTTAGAACGCTACAGTTAGAAGCTGCACAAGCTACTGCCGATAATGCTCAATACGCATTACAAACAGCGCAACGTGATGAAAAAAATACTCGCCTTAGCGCCCCATTTGATGCTGTTATTTTATCGCGCGATATAGACCTAGGTACGTATGTAAGCATTGGCGACACGCTTGCTACATTAAACAGCACCGACAAAGTAGAAATTAGCGTACCGCTTTCATTAAGTCAGTGGCAAAACTTAGCAAGCGATAAGTCGGGTGAGGTTATTTTAAGCGATGTAACAACCCAAAATCAGTGGCAAGGTTACATTGCTCGTTTTGAGCAACACCTTGACGACAGCTCGCGTCAGCGCAGTGTAGTGGTTGCGCTAGACAAACCTTTTGAGCAAGCAACACCGTTATTGCCAGGTACTTTTTTAGCGGTGCAAATTGCTGGTAAATCGCTTGATAACGTAATTAAATTACCGGCTTCTGCGGTATCGCAAGATGGCCTAATTTGGTACGTAAACGAGCAAAACAGCTTAGTAAGTATTAAAGCTAATAAAGTATTTGAGCGTGATGAATATGTTTATATTTCGCCTATTGAAGGGCAAAGTAACTTACGTGTTGTTGCCCGCCCGTTAGTGAGCTACCTAAACGAAATGTTAGTAAACCCCGTTGTTGAGGAGATGCCATAA
- a CDS encoding efflux RND transporter permease subunit, with amino-acid sequence MSPHQAPQLPNNTNPLHGIISWFANNSVAANLLLISVIVMGIMSLSTLRKEAFPSLEPDTISVSVVYDSGDALQAEEGIALKVEEALETVPGIKRITSTSDASGSHVSIEKKTDYSLDELLTDVKNQVDAINNFPADAEEPVIDKARRQDHALSIQLFGDADRHTLQSLGEQLKADLLAKSGISDVEQSGVLDPMMSVEIDEGKLQAYGLTISDVSEVINNESSSPLSTSLRDSNKIMRLKAADQAYWQRDFADIVLLTTQTGTQIKLGDVATVTDTFAEDTNSLSRYNQKNAVGIEILMDENSDITTIVEQAHSVIDTWHERGLLPQNVELESWQDKSTMITERLSLLTKNAVTGIIMVFVILAIFLNVRVALWVAGGLPFVFFGTLYFMTDSFTALTINEMTTFGFIMALGIVVDDAVVVGESIYTTRKKHGDTLNNTILGTMKVAVPTIFGVLTTVAAFVALSNVSGNLGKIYAQFATVVTICLLLSVVESKLILPSHLAHVSTKRQLKSGLSGLWSKVQHGADSGLNWFSANVYRRVIEYSLRFRYAVVAAFIAFFILVIGMPMTGAVKVGFFPSIAGDTVSAELVMQNDAAYGQTNKNLLALEQSALQAQQNLMDKYDSQDSEITSLQLVSSSDTGGTVSVELLNEGEFTANEFAQEWQRLAGMPEGSKKLQVLATRKMVDNFKVELKAWDDETVMAAGALFKERLQNTAGVNGIDDNLNPGQPQLKFTLNAQGRALGMDTASLSEQVLQAFGGAIVQRYQRDKDEVKVRVRYPENARKTPADILQSRIRLPDGTVVPLVNVANISSEYQQDEITRIDGLRAIYLSAQVDKNVVASNELVDNLSRDLVPELTKQFPNLSIHFAGEAEEQDETTGSMGTMFIAALLVIYVLLAIPLKSYIQPMLIMVAIPFGIVGAILGHWWNDLTISILSLNGILALSGVVVNDSLLLVSRFNELVKEEGMNTHDAIIESCTSRLRAVLLTSITTYAGLVPLLGETSMQAQFLIPAAVSLGYGILFATVITLILIPALLMIQIDVKRLLANMLDFLSGKRTQGAAS; translated from the coding sequence ATGAGCCCGCATCAAGCACCGCAATTACCTAATAATACTAACCCTTTGCACGGCATTATTAGCTGGTTTGCTAATAACTCTGTAGCGGCTAATTTATTACTAATTAGCGTAATAGTAATGGGTATAATGTCGCTTTCTACCTTGCGTAAAGAGGCGTTTCCAAGCCTTGAGCCAGATACTATTTCGGTATCGGTGGTTTACGACAGTGGCGATGCCTTACAAGCAGAAGAGGGCATAGCCCTAAAAGTAGAAGAAGCCCTTGAAACCGTACCCGGTATTAAGCGTATTACCTCTACATCCGATGCCAGCGGCAGCCATGTAAGCATAGAGAAAAAAACCGACTACTCGTTAGATGAACTACTCACCGATGTAAAAAACCAAGTAGATGCCATAAACAACTTTCCGGCAGATGCCGAAGAGCCGGTGATCGACAAAGCCCGTAGGCAAGATCACGCATTATCCATACAATTATTTGGTGATGCCGACCGCCATACATTGCAAAGCCTAGGTGAGCAATTAAAAGCTGATTTATTAGCTAAATCAGGCATTAGCGATGTAGAGCAATCGGGCGTGCTTGACCCTATGATGTCGGTAGAAATCGACGAAGGTAAATTACAAGCCTACGGTTTAACCATTAGCGATGTAAGCGAGGTGATTAACAACGAATCATCGAGCCCGCTTTCGACTAGCTTGCGCGATAGCAATAAAATTATGCGCCTAAAAGCCGCAGACCAAGCTTATTGGCAGCGCGACTTTGCCGATATTGTGTTACTAACAACACAAACAGGCACACAAATTAAATTAGGTGATGTAGCAACCGTTACCGACACTTTCGCAGAAGATACCAACTCGTTAAGCCGTTATAATCAAAAAAATGCTGTAGGCATTGAAATTTTAATGGATGAAAATAGCGATATAACCACGATTGTTGAGCAAGCACACAGCGTAATTGATACATGGCACGAGCGCGGTTTATTGCCACAAAATGTAGAGCTTGAAAGCTGGCAAGATAAAAGCACCATGATCACCGAGCGCCTATCGCTGCTTACTAAAAATGCCGTAACCGGGATTATTATGGTGTTTGTAATTTTAGCGATATTTTTAAACGTACGTGTTGCATTGTGGGTTGCCGGTGGCTTGCCATTTGTATTTTTTGGCACACTGTACTTTATGACCGACAGCTTCACCGCGCTTACTATAAATGAAATGACCACCTTTGGTTTTATTATGGCACTGGGCATAGTGGTCGACGATGCCGTAGTAGTGGGGGAGAGTATATATACTACCCGCAAAAAACATGGCGATACCCTTAATAACACTATTTTAGGCACCATGAAGGTAGCTGTACCCACTATATTTGGCGTATTAACCACGGTGGCTGCGTTTGTGGCGCTTTCGAATGTATCAGGCAACCTAGGTAAAATTTACGCTCAGTTTGCAACCGTAGTGACTATTTGTTTATTACTTTCTGTTGTTGAATCAAAGCTTATTTTACCGTCGCATTTAGCGCACGTAAGCACTAAACGCCAATTAAAGTCAGGTCTTAGTGGCTTGTGGTCAAAAGTGCAGCACGGTGCCGACAGCGGCCTAAATTGGTTTAGCGCTAATGTGTATCGCCGCGTAATTGAATACTCACTACGCTTTAGATATGCCGTAGTTGCTGCATTTATTGCCTTTTTTATACTTGTTATTGGTATGCCTATGACGGGTGCAGTAAAAGTTGGTTTTTTCCCAAGCATTGCCGGTGATACTGTCAGCGCTGAGCTTGTTATGCAAAACGATGCTGCTTATGGGCAAACTAATAAAAACTTGTTAGCGCTTGAGCAAAGTGCACTGCAAGCACAGCAAAATTTAATGGATAAGTACGACTCGCAAGATAGCGAAATAACCAGCTTACAATTAGTGAGCAGTAGCGATACAGGCGGTACGGTAAGTGTTGAGCTGTTAAACGAGGGCGAATTTACCGCCAACGAATTTGCACAAGAATGGCAACGCCTTGCAGGCATGCCAGAGGGCAGTAAAAAGCTACAAGTATTGGCTACTCGTAAAATGGTCGATAACTTTAAAGTAGAGCTAAAAGCATGGGATGACGAAACCGTTATGGCCGCAGGCGCACTGTTTAAAGAGCGCTTACAAAACACCGCTGGTGTTAATGGTATAGACGACAACTTAAACCCAGGTCAGCCGCAGCTTAAATTTACTTTAAACGCACAAGGCCGGGCTTTAGGTATGGATACCGCGAGCCTATCAGAGCAAGTATTACAAGCTTTTGGTGGTGCAATTGTACAGCGCTACCAGCGCGATAAAGACGAAGTAAAAGTACGTGTACGCTACCCAGAAAACGCTCGTAAAACACCGGCCGATATATTGCAATCGCGTATTAGATTACCCGATGGCACCGTTGTGCCTTTAGTTAACGTAGCCAATATAAGCAGTGAATATCAACAAGATGAAATAACCCGTATTGATGGCCTACGTGCAATTTACTTAAGTGCGCAAGTAGATAAAAACGTAGTGGCCTCTAATGAACTGGTTGATAATTTAAGTCGCGATTTAGTACCTGAGCTTACTAAGCAGTTCCCTAACTTAAGTATTCACTTTGCTGGTGAAGCCGAAGAGCAAGACGAAACCACCGGCTCAATGGGCACTATGTTTATAGCGGCGTTATTAGTTATTTACGTATTGTTGGCAATTCCGCTTAAATCTTACATTCAACCTATGTTGATTATGGTGGCGATTCCGTTTGGTATTGTGGGTGCTATTTTAGGCCACTGGTGGAACGACTTAACCATAAGCATACTTTCTTTAAATGGTATTTTGGCGCTAAGCGGGGTAGTAGTAAACGACAGCCTATTACTTGTTTCGCGCTTTAACGAGCTTGTAAAAGAAGAGGGCATGAACACGCACGATGCCATTATAGAGTCGTGTACAAGCCGCTTACGGGCTGTTTTGCTTACCTCAATTACAACGTATGCGGGCTTAGTGCCGTTATTAGGCGAAACCTCAATGCAGGCACAGTTTTTAATTCCTGCTGCGGTATCACTTGGTTATGGTATTTTGTTTGCAACGGTTATTACATTAATACTAATACCGGCCTTATTAATGATTCAAATAGACGTTAAGCGCTTACTTGCCAATATGTTAGACTTTTTAAGTGGTAAACGCACTCAAGGAGCTGCCTCTTAA